The following are from one region of the Carassius auratus strain Wakin chromosome 43, ASM336829v1, whole genome shotgun sequence genome:
- the LOC113061684 gene encoding RAS guanyl-releasing protein 1-like isoform X4, which translates to MNRKESKSSRKSRQEGGCVIKSRRPVQRRMTCPSPREISRALQSPPVNSSFRTASLDELILRCLQCFDSDGKLIRGTQLVHMTLMMHNWVVPSHIFAQKLLSLYKDCPAEKSGQRRPQICHFIRQWINQFRIMFEVDSVLEEVMGDLWDLVRVKGSDSHYQLFNTPYINPPVNVSQTPSPSVKKRKVSLLFDHMEPDEMAEHLSYLEFKNFCNVSFLDYRSYVVHGSVRDNPALERSVMLCNGVSQWVQLMILNKHTSQQRAEVFTKFIHVAQKLRALQNFNTLMAVIGGLCHSSISRLKDTASLLSSDVTKTLSELTELLSSYSNYSNYRRLYNECTGFKVPILGVHLKDLISLNEALPDYLEDDKINLGKLQHLYSNISDLLAIHDCTPPFEANKDLLHLLTLSLDLCYTEDEIYELSYAKEPKNPKIQPVAPVKPPVVAEWGSGVTPRLDPATISKHVKQMVDSIMKNYDLNMDGYISLEDFEKIAANFPFSFCTHESDREGEISREEITSYFMRGMSVCAKLGYNLHNLHNFHETTYKRPTFCDTCGGFLWGVIKQGYHCKDCGVNCHKHCKDVVGMECIKRFQVTSSSCPCTPGPISGLHTKGNSWSSEEEAFVFPNGNGSEHSKGQTSSDSDAEAATLSDRSTQTDPVDWTPVAKQKDRLPSQKKHPPLEKIVHDVH; encoded by the exons ATGAATCGCAAGGAGTCAAAAAG CAGCAGGAAGTCCCGTCAGGAGGGAGGGTGTGTGATAAAGAGCAGAAGACCAGTGCAGAGGAGGATGACATGCCCCAGTCCACGGGAGATCAGCCGGGCTCTTCAAAGTCCTCCGGTTAACTCTTCTTTTCGCACTGCCAGCCTGGATGAACTCATCCTCCGCTGCCTCCAATGCTTTG acTCAGATGGGAAGCTGATCAGAGGGACGCAGCTTGTTCATATGACCCTGATGATGCATAACTGGGTAGTGCCCTCACACATCTTCGCCCAAAAGCTGCTTTCTCT ATATAAGGATTGTCCTGCAGAGAAAAGTGGACAGAGGCGACCACAAATCTGCCACTTCATCAG GCAGTGGATAAATCAGTTCCGGATAATGTTTGAGGTGGACTCTGTGTTAGAAGAAGTGATGGGAGATCTCTGGGATCTGGTGAGGGTTAAGGGAAGCGATTCACACTATCAGCTCTTCAATACACCATACAT TAATCCTCCAGTGAATGTTTCCCAGACTCCCTCCCCCTCTGTGAAGAAAAGGAAAGTGTCACTGCTGTTTGACCACATGGAACCAGATGAGATGGCTGAACACCTCAGCTACTTGGAGTTCAAAAACTTCTGCAACGTCTCA TTTCTGGACTACCGCAGTTACGTGGTGCATGGCTCAGTGAGGGATAATCCGGCGCTTGAGCGCTCTGTCATGCTCTGCAACGGAGTCTCCCAGTGGGTCCAGCTCATGATCCTCAACAAACACACCTCACAGCAGCGAGCAGAGGTCTTCACCAAGTTCATTCATGTAGCACAG AAGCTGAGAGCCCTACAGAACTTCAATACTCTGATGGCGGTGATAGGAGGTCTGTGTCACAGCTCCATCTCACGTCTCAAAGATACAGCCAGCCTGCTGTCCTCTGATGTCACAAAG ACTCTCAGTGAGCTCACCGAGCTCCTGTCGTCCTACAGCAACTACTCAAACTACAGGCGCTTGTACAACGAATGCACTGGATTCAAAGTGCCCATCTTGGGTGTTCATCTCAAAGACCTGATCTCCCTCAACGAGGCACTGCCGGACTACCTTGAGGACGATAAGATCAACCTGGGGAAACTGCAGCATTTATACAGCAACATTAGCGACTTGTTGGCCATCCATGACTGCACCCCACCGTTTGAGGCCAACAAAGACCTGCTGCACCTGCTAACG CTCTCGCTAGACTTGTGTTACACAGAGGACGAGATATATGAACTGTCCTACGCCAAGGAGCCCAAGAACCCCAAAATTCAG CCCGTAGCTCCGGTAAAGCCCCCGGTGGTAGCAGAGTGGGGATCGGGAGTGACTCCGCGCCTGGATCCCGCCACCATCTCCAAACACGTTAAACAGATGGTGGAT TCTATCATGAAGAATTATGATTTGAACATGGACGGCTACATTTCTCTGGAGGACTTTGAGAAGATCGCCGCAaatttccctttctctttctgcACACACGAGAGCGACAG GGAAGGAGAGATCAGTAGAGAGGAAATCACTTCATATTTCATGCGTGGGATGTCAGTGTGTGCTAAGCTCGGCTACAACCTCCACAACCTCCACAACTTCCATGAAACCACGTACAAAAGGCCCACATTCTGCGACACCTGCGGAGGATTT TTATGGGGAGTCATAAAGCAGGGCTACCACTGCAAAG ACTGCGGAGTAAACTGTCATAAGCACTGTAAGGATGTGGTGGGAATGGAGTGTATTAAGAGGTTCCAGGTGACCAGTAGCTCTTGTCCCTGCACCCCGGGACCCATATCAGGCCTCCACACTAAGGGCAACAGCTGGA GTTCTGAAGAGGAAGCATTTGTCTTTCCTAATGGAAACGGATCTGAACACTCCAAGGGCCAGACTTCATCAGACAGCGACGCAGAGGCGGCCACACTATCCGACAGGTCCACCCAGACGGACCCAGTAGACTGGACACCGGTGGCCAAACAGAAAGATCGTCTTCCTTCCCAGAAAAAACATCCACCCCTTGAAAAG ATTGTTCATGACGTTCATTAA
- the LOC113061684 gene encoding RAS guanyl-releasing protein 1-like isoform X1, protein MNRKESKSSRKSRQEGGCVIKSRRPVQRRMTCPSPREISRALQSPPVNSSFRTASLDELILRCLQCFDSDGKLIRGTQLVHMTLMMHNWVVPSHIFAQKLLSLYKDCPAEKSGQRRPQICHFIRQWINQFRIMFEVDSVLEEVMGDLWDLVRVKGSDSHYQLFNTPYINPPVNVSQTPSPSVKKRKVSLLFDHMEPDEMAEHLSYLEFKNFCNVSFLDYRSYVVHGSVRDNPALERSVMLCNGVSQWVQLMILNKHTSQQRAEVFTKFIHVAQKLRALQNFNTLMAVIGGLCHSSISRLKDTASLLSSDVTKTLSELTELLSSYSNYSNYRRLYNECTGFKVPILGVHLKDLISLNEALPDYLEDDKINLGKLQHLYSNISDLLAIHDCTPPFEANKDLLHLLTLSLDLCYTEDEIYELSYAKEPKNPKIQPVAPVKPPVVAEWGSGVTPRLDPATISKHVKQMVDSIMKNYDLNMDGYISLEDFEKIAANFPFSFCTHESDREGEISREEITSYFMRGMSVCAKLGYNLHNLHNFHETTYKRPTFCDTCGGFLWGVIKQGYHCKDCGVNCHKHCKDVVGMECIKRFQVTSSSCPCTPGPISGLHTKGNSWSSEEEAFVFPNGNGSEHSKGQTSSDSDAEAATLSDRSTQTDPVDWTPVAKQKDRLPSQKKHPPLEKSATLPARVRGSSAPSSLLQEKMDELKLNKDKRKEPD, encoded by the exons ATGAATCGCAAGGAGTCAAAAAG CAGCAGGAAGTCCCGTCAGGAGGGAGGGTGTGTGATAAAGAGCAGAAGACCAGTGCAGAGGAGGATGACATGCCCCAGTCCACGGGAGATCAGCCGGGCTCTTCAAAGTCCTCCGGTTAACTCTTCTTTTCGCACTGCCAGCCTGGATGAACTCATCCTCCGCTGCCTCCAATGCTTTG acTCAGATGGGAAGCTGATCAGAGGGACGCAGCTTGTTCATATGACCCTGATGATGCATAACTGGGTAGTGCCCTCACACATCTTCGCCCAAAAGCTGCTTTCTCT ATATAAGGATTGTCCTGCAGAGAAAAGTGGACAGAGGCGACCACAAATCTGCCACTTCATCAG GCAGTGGATAAATCAGTTCCGGATAATGTTTGAGGTGGACTCTGTGTTAGAAGAAGTGATGGGAGATCTCTGGGATCTGGTGAGGGTTAAGGGAAGCGATTCACACTATCAGCTCTTCAATACACCATACAT TAATCCTCCAGTGAATGTTTCCCAGACTCCCTCCCCCTCTGTGAAGAAAAGGAAAGTGTCACTGCTGTTTGACCACATGGAACCAGATGAGATGGCTGAACACCTCAGCTACTTGGAGTTCAAAAACTTCTGCAACGTCTCA TTTCTGGACTACCGCAGTTACGTGGTGCATGGCTCAGTGAGGGATAATCCGGCGCTTGAGCGCTCTGTCATGCTCTGCAACGGAGTCTCCCAGTGGGTCCAGCTCATGATCCTCAACAAACACACCTCACAGCAGCGAGCAGAGGTCTTCACCAAGTTCATTCATGTAGCACAG AAGCTGAGAGCCCTACAGAACTTCAATACTCTGATGGCGGTGATAGGAGGTCTGTGTCACAGCTCCATCTCACGTCTCAAAGATACAGCCAGCCTGCTGTCCTCTGATGTCACAAAG ACTCTCAGTGAGCTCACCGAGCTCCTGTCGTCCTACAGCAACTACTCAAACTACAGGCGCTTGTACAACGAATGCACTGGATTCAAAGTGCCCATCTTGGGTGTTCATCTCAAAGACCTGATCTCCCTCAACGAGGCACTGCCGGACTACCTTGAGGACGATAAGATCAACCTGGGGAAACTGCAGCATTTATACAGCAACATTAGCGACTTGTTGGCCATCCATGACTGCACCCCACCGTTTGAGGCCAACAAAGACCTGCTGCACCTGCTAACG CTCTCGCTAGACTTGTGTTACACAGAGGACGAGATATATGAACTGTCCTACGCCAAGGAGCCCAAGAACCCCAAAATTCAG CCCGTAGCTCCGGTAAAGCCCCCGGTGGTAGCAGAGTGGGGATCGGGAGTGACTCCGCGCCTGGATCCCGCCACCATCTCCAAACACGTTAAACAGATGGTGGAT TCTATCATGAAGAATTATGATTTGAACATGGACGGCTACATTTCTCTGGAGGACTTTGAGAAGATCGCCGCAaatttccctttctctttctgcACACACGAGAGCGACAG GGAAGGAGAGATCAGTAGAGAGGAAATCACTTCATATTTCATGCGTGGGATGTCAGTGTGTGCTAAGCTCGGCTACAACCTCCACAACCTCCACAACTTCCATGAAACCACGTACAAAAGGCCCACATTCTGCGACACCTGCGGAGGATTT TTATGGGGAGTCATAAAGCAGGGCTACCACTGCAAAG ACTGCGGAGTAAACTGTCATAAGCACTGTAAGGATGTGGTGGGAATGGAGTGTATTAAGAGGTTCCAGGTGACCAGTAGCTCTTGTCCCTGCACCCCGGGACCCATATCAGGCCTCCACACTAAGGGCAACAGCTGGA GTTCTGAAGAGGAAGCATTTGTCTTTCCTAATGGAAACGGATCTGAACACTCCAAGGGCCAGACTTCATCAGACAGCGACGCAGAGGCGGCCACACTATCCGACAGGTCCACCCAGACGGACCCAGTAGACTGGACACCGGTGGCCAAACAGAAAGATCGTCTTCCTTCCCAGAAAAAACATCCACCCCTTGAAAAG AGCGCTACGCTACCAGCAAGGGTGCGAGGTTCATCTGCCCCTAGTTCTCTCCTACAGGAGAAAATGGATGAACTGAAGCTGAACAAAGATAAACGAAAGGAACCAGACTGA
- the LOC113061684 gene encoding RAS guanyl-releasing protein 1-like isoform X3: MTCPSPREISRALQSPPVNSSFRTASLDELILRCLQCFDSDGKLIRGTQLVHMTLMMHNWVVPSHIFAQKLLSLYKDCPAEKSGQRRPQICHFIRQWINQFRIMFEVDSVLEEVMGDLWDLVRVKGSDSHYQLFNTPYINPPVNVSQTPSPSVKKRKVSLLFDHMEPDEMAEHLSYLEFKNFCNVSFLDYRSYVVHGSVRDNPALERSVMLCNGVSQWVQLMILNKHTSQQRAEVFTKFIHVAQKLRALQNFNTLMAVIGGLCHSSISRLKDTASLLSSDVTKTLSELTELLSSYSNYSNYRRLYNECTGFKVPILGVHLKDLISLNEALPDYLEDDKINLGKLQHLYSNISDLLAIHDCTPPFEANKDLLHLLTLSLDLCYTEDEIYELSYAKEPKNPKIQPVAPVKPPVVAEWGSGVTPRLDPATISKHVKQMVDSIMKNYDLNMDGYISLEDFEKIAANFPFSFCTHESDREGEISREEITSYFMRGMSVCAKLGYNLHNLHNFHETTYKRPTFCDTCGGFLWGVIKQGYHCKDCGVNCHKHCKDVVGMECIKRFQVTSSSCPCTPGPISGLHTKGNSWSSEEEAFVFPNGNGSEHSKGQTSSDSDAEAATLSDRSTQTDPVDWTPVAKQKDRLPSQKKHPPLEKSATLPARVRGSSAPSSLLQEKMDELKLNKDKRKEPD; encoded by the exons ATGACATGCCCCAGTCCACGGGAGATCAGCCGGGCTCTTCAAAGTCCTCCGGTTAACTCTTCTTTTCGCACTGCCAGCCTGGATGAACTCATCCTCCGCTGCCTCCAATGCTTTG acTCAGATGGGAAGCTGATCAGAGGGACGCAGCTTGTTCATATGACCCTGATGATGCATAACTGGGTAGTGCCCTCACACATCTTCGCCCAAAAGCTGCTTTCTCT ATATAAGGATTGTCCTGCAGAGAAAAGTGGACAGAGGCGACCACAAATCTGCCACTTCATCAG GCAGTGGATAAATCAGTTCCGGATAATGTTTGAGGTGGACTCTGTGTTAGAAGAAGTGATGGGAGATCTCTGGGATCTGGTGAGGGTTAAGGGAAGCGATTCACACTATCAGCTCTTCAATACACCATACAT TAATCCTCCAGTGAATGTTTCCCAGACTCCCTCCCCCTCTGTGAAGAAAAGGAAAGTGTCACTGCTGTTTGACCACATGGAACCAGATGAGATGGCTGAACACCTCAGCTACTTGGAGTTCAAAAACTTCTGCAACGTCTCA TTTCTGGACTACCGCAGTTACGTGGTGCATGGCTCAGTGAGGGATAATCCGGCGCTTGAGCGCTCTGTCATGCTCTGCAACGGAGTCTCCCAGTGGGTCCAGCTCATGATCCTCAACAAACACACCTCACAGCAGCGAGCAGAGGTCTTCACCAAGTTCATTCATGTAGCACAG AAGCTGAGAGCCCTACAGAACTTCAATACTCTGATGGCGGTGATAGGAGGTCTGTGTCACAGCTCCATCTCACGTCTCAAAGATACAGCCAGCCTGCTGTCCTCTGATGTCACAAAG ACTCTCAGTGAGCTCACCGAGCTCCTGTCGTCCTACAGCAACTACTCAAACTACAGGCGCTTGTACAACGAATGCACTGGATTCAAAGTGCCCATCTTGGGTGTTCATCTCAAAGACCTGATCTCCCTCAACGAGGCACTGCCGGACTACCTTGAGGACGATAAGATCAACCTGGGGAAACTGCAGCATTTATACAGCAACATTAGCGACTTGTTGGCCATCCATGACTGCACCCCACCGTTTGAGGCCAACAAAGACCTGCTGCACCTGCTAACG CTCTCGCTAGACTTGTGTTACACAGAGGACGAGATATATGAACTGTCCTACGCCAAGGAGCCCAAGAACCCCAAAATTCAG CCCGTAGCTCCGGTAAAGCCCCCGGTGGTAGCAGAGTGGGGATCGGGAGTGACTCCGCGCCTGGATCCCGCCACCATCTCCAAACACGTTAAACAGATGGTGGAT TCTATCATGAAGAATTATGATTTGAACATGGACGGCTACATTTCTCTGGAGGACTTTGAGAAGATCGCCGCAaatttccctttctctttctgcACACACGAGAGCGACAG GGAAGGAGAGATCAGTAGAGAGGAAATCACTTCATATTTCATGCGTGGGATGTCAGTGTGTGCTAAGCTCGGCTACAACCTCCACAACCTCCACAACTTCCATGAAACCACGTACAAAAGGCCCACATTCTGCGACACCTGCGGAGGATTT TTATGGGGAGTCATAAAGCAGGGCTACCACTGCAAAG ACTGCGGAGTAAACTGTCATAAGCACTGTAAGGATGTGGTGGGAATGGAGTGTATTAAGAGGTTCCAGGTGACCAGTAGCTCTTGTCCCTGCACCCCGGGACCCATATCAGGCCTCCACACTAAGGGCAACAGCTGGA GTTCTGAAGAGGAAGCATTTGTCTTTCCTAATGGAAACGGATCTGAACACTCCAAGGGCCAGACTTCATCAGACAGCGACGCAGAGGCGGCCACACTATCCGACAGGTCCACCCAGACGGACCCAGTAGACTGGACACCGGTGGCCAAACAGAAAGATCGTCTTCCTTCCCAGAAAAAACATCCACCCCTTGAAAAG AGCGCTACGCTACCAGCAAGGGTGCGAGGTTCATCTGCCCCTAGTTCTCTCCTACAGGAGAAAATGGATGAACTGAAGCTGAACAAAGATAAACGAAAGGAACCAGACTGA
- the LOC113061684 gene encoding RAS guanyl-releasing protein 1-like isoform X2 — protein MNRKESKSRKSRQEGGCVIKSRRPVQRRMTCPSPREISRALQSPPVNSSFRTASLDELILRCLQCFDSDGKLIRGTQLVHMTLMMHNWVVPSHIFAQKLLSLYKDCPAEKSGQRRPQICHFIRQWINQFRIMFEVDSVLEEVMGDLWDLVRVKGSDSHYQLFNTPYINPPVNVSQTPSPSVKKRKVSLLFDHMEPDEMAEHLSYLEFKNFCNVSFLDYRSYVVHGSVRDNPALERSVMLCNGVSQWVQLMILNKHTSQQRAEVFTKFIHVAQKLRALQNFNTLMAVIGGLCHSSISRLKDTASLLSSDVTKTLSELTELLSSYSNYSNYRRLYNECTGFKVPILGVHLKDLISLNEALPDYLEDDKINLGKLQHLYSNISDLLAIHDCTPPFEANKDLLHLLTLSLDLCYTEDEIYELSYAKEPKNPKIQPVAPVKPPVVAEWGSGVTPRLDPATISKHVKQMVDSIMKNYDLNMDGYISLEDFEKIAANFPFSFCTHESDREGEISREEITSYFMRGMSVCAKLGYNLHNLHNFHETTYKRPTFCDTCGGFLWGVIKQGYHCKDCGVNCHKHCKDVVGMECIKRFQVTSSSCPCTPGPISGLHTKGNSWSSEEEAFVFPNGNGSEHSKGQTSSDSDAEAATLSDRSTQTDPVDWTPVAKQKDRLPSQKKHPPLEKSATLPARVRGSSAPSSLLQEKMDELKLNKDKRKEPD, from the exons ATGAATCGCAAGGAGTCAAAAAG CAGGAAGTCCCGTCAGGAGGGAGGGTGTGTGATAAAGAGCAGAAGACCAGTGCAGAGGAGGATGACATGCCCCAGTCCACGGGAGATCAGCCGGGCTCTTCAAAGTCCTCCGGTTAACTCTTCTTTTCGCACTGCCAGCCTGGATGAACTCATCCTCCGCTGCCTCCAATGCTTTG acTCAGATGGGAAGCTGATCAGAGGGACGCAGCTTGTTCATATGACCCTGATGATGCATAACTGGGTAGTGCCCTCACACATCTTCGCCCAAAAGCTGCTTTCTCT ATATAAGGATTGTCCTGCAGAGAAAAGTGGACAGAGGCGACCACAAATCTGCCACTTCATCAG GCAGTGGATAAATCAGTTCCGGATAATGTTTGAGGTGGACTCTGTGTTAGAAGAAGTGATGGGAGATCTCTGGGATCTGGTGAGGGTTAAGGGAAGCGATTCACACTATCAGCTCTTCAATACACCATACAT TAATCCTCCAGTGAATGTTTCCCAGACTCCCTCCCCCTCTGTGAAGAAAAGGAAAGTGTCACTGCTGTTTGACCACATGGAACCAGATGAGATGGCTGAACACCTCAGCTACTTGGAGTTCAAAAACTTCTGCAACGTCTCA TTTCTGGACTACCGCAGTTACGTGGTGCATGGCTCAGTGAGGGATAATCCGGCGCTTGAGCGCTCTGTCATGCTCTGCAACGGAGTCTCCCAGTGGGTCCAGCTCATGATCCTCAACAAACACACCTCACAGCAGCGAGCAGAGGTCTTCACCAAGTTCATTCATGTAGCACAG AAGCTGAGAGCCCTACAGAACTTCAATACTCTGATGGCGGTGATAGGAGGTCTGTGTCACAGCTCCATCTCACGTCTCAAAGATACAGCCAGCCTGCTGTCCTCTGATGTCACAAAG ACTCTCAGTGAGCTCACCGAGCTCCTGTCGTCCTACAGCAACTACTCAAACTACAGGCGCTTGTACAACGAATGCACTGGATTCAAAGTGCCCATCTTGGGTGTTCATCTCAAAGACCTGATCTCCCTCAACGAGGCACTGCCGGACTACCTTGAGGACGATAAGATCAACCTGGGGAAACTGCAGCATTTATACAGCAACATTAGCGACTTGTTGGCCATCCATGACTGCACCCCACCGTTTGAGGCCAACAAAGACCTGCTGCACCTGCTAACG CTCTCGCTAGACTTGTGTTACACAGAGGACGAGATATATGAACTGTCCTACGCCAAGGAGCCCAAGAACCCCAAAATTCAG CCCGTAGCTCCGGTAAAGCCCCCGGTGGTAGCAGAGTGGGGATCGGGAGTGACTCCGCGCCTGGATCCCGCCACCATCTCCAAACACGTTAAACAGATGGTGGAT TCTATCATGAAGAATTATGATTTGAACATGGACGGCTACATTTCTCTGGAGGACTTTGAGAAGATCGCCGCAaatttccctttctctttctgcACACACGAGAGCGACAG GGAAGGAGAGATCAGTAGAGAGGAAATCACTTCATATTTCATGCGTGGGATGTCAGTGTGTGCTAAGCTCGGCTACAACCTCCACAACCTCCACAACTTCCATGAAACCACGTACAAAAGGCCCACATTCTGCGACACCTGCGGAGGATTT TTATGGGGAGTCATAAAGCAGGGCTACCACTGCAAAG ACTGCGGAGTAAACTGTCATAAGCACTGTAAGGATGTGGTGGGAATGGAGTGTATTAAGAGGTTCCAGGTGACCAGTAGCTCTTGTCCCTGCACCCCGGGACCCATATCAGGCCTCCACACTAAGGGCAACAGCTGGA GTTCTGAAGAGGAAGCATTTGTCTTTCCTAATGGAAACGGATCTGAACACTCCAAGGGCCAGACTTCATCAGACAGCGACGCAGAGGCGGCCACACTATCCGACAGGTCCACCCAGACGGACCCAGTAGACTGGACACCGGTGGCCAAACAGAAAGATCGTCTTCCTTCCCAGAAAAAACATCCACCCCTTGAAAAG AGCGCTACGCTACCAGCAAGGGTGCGAGGTTCATCTGCCCCTAGTTCTCTCCTACAGGAGAAAATGGATGAACTGAAGCTGAACAAAGATAAACGAAAGGAACCAGACTGA